In Plasmodium vinckei vinckei genome assembly, chromosome: PVVCY_13, a single genomic region encodes these proteins:
- a CDS encoding GTPase-activating protein, putative, whose product MHEDNYLEDFQGIEFDDFLKKFPINENDILNYGDDIGSNKSDYLSSNGENNEVYNKNNIVLLLANDILDDSTKVIPPFRRVYWPLLLGIYKYNNLEQLTKEIEKKRNLYKRDKDEYIIKQTNLDIQKLDPRIFHPLSSDDKNPWTLKQKNQELNNEIKQDILRTYSEKKIFQNEKIRDILNKILFVWAKKNPSISYKQGMNEIVAIFFIVNYREQIIQNKSSYNYDSKKYYKEYVTLFKNDEIESDTYIIFDHFMNMGLKYLFSSGEDKKNQSSKNSCKTVLLQKCTYIFHKLLKSLDKQLYNHLISLSIEPQIFLLRWIRLFYCREFPIDDTIILWDFFFSDCYAKNWKNGLEFDFKGDTIEIAHMTSAVFPLIDYFSISMVLFIKTFLLENDENACLKRLFKYPPVENIRILIDLSIKLRQKYEKKEKAIKREDFQNQNNIFNNNFGSNNIGSNQIGGNNYIPSVGSINNISPLSSNRNSNTNNNLSTFKIKTDVNKNHINDQINERHKYINVPTLSQKPKNVNISNLLNNVNNKLNKVINNLNNLSYNILNTHHRGDLQKNTFHLNEILKELKYIEKISEEQMENQIEFEKKSDEPYIYLD is encoded by the exons ATGCATGAAGATAATTATTTAGAAGATTTTCAAGGTATAGAGTTTGAtgactttttaaaaaaattccccataaatgaaaatgatatattaaattatggCGATGATATAGGTAGTAATAAAAGTGATTATTTAAGTAGTAATggtgaaaataatgaggtgtataataaaaataatattgtattattattagcaaatgatatattagaTGATAGTACCAAAGTTATACCACCTTTTCGAAGAGTTTATTGGCCTCTTTTATTgggtatatataaatataataatttagaacaattaacaaaagaaattgaaaaaaaacgaaatttatataaacgTGATAAagatgaatatataattaaacaaaCTAATTTAGATATTCAAAAATTAGACCCTCGAATTTTTCATCCTTTATCATCGGATGATAAAAATCCATGGAcgttaaaacaaaaaaatcaagaactaaataatgaaataaaacaagATATTTTAAGAACATAttctgaaaaaaaaatatttcaaaatgaaaaaataagagatatattaaataaaatattatttgtatggGCAAAGAAAAATCCTTCAATATCATATAAACAAGGTATGAATGAAATAGttgctatattttttattgttaattatcgtgaacaaataatacaaaataagtcttcatataattatgatagtaaaaagtattataaagaatatgttacattatttaaaaatgatgaaatagAATCAgacacatatataatatttgatcattttatgaatatgggattaaaatatttattttcatctggtgaagacaaaaaaaatcaatcTTCAAAAAATTCTTGTAAAACTgtattattacaaaaatgtacttatatattccataaattattaaaaagtttggataaacaattatataatcatttaATATCTTTAAGTATTGAAccacaaatatttttacttcgATGGATTCgtcttttttattgtagAGAATTTCCAATTGATGATACCATCATTTTATgggatttttttttctcag ACTGTTATGCaaaaaattggaaaaatGGGCTTGAGTTTGATTTCAAAGGAGATACAATAGAAATCGCACATATGACCTCAGCGGTTTTCCCTTTGATAGATTACTTTTCTATATCTAtggttttatttattaaaaccTTTTTActtgaaaatgatgaaaatgctTGTTTAAAaagattatttaaataccCTCCtgttgaaaatataagaatatTAATAGATTTATCAATTAAGTTACgacaaaaatatgaaaaaaaagaaaaagcaATTAAAAGAGAGGATTTtcaaaatcaaaataatattttcaataataattttggtAGTAACAATATTGGAAGTAATCAAATTGGGggtaataattatattccCAGTGTTGgaagtataaataatatttcccCATTAAGTTCAAACCGAAATTCAaacacaaataataatttaagcacatttaaaattaaaacggatgtaaataaaaatcatataaatgatcaaattaatgaaagacataaatatataaatgttcCTACTCTAAGTCAAAAAccaaaaaatgttaatatatcaaatttattaaataatgttaataataaattaaataaagtcataaataatttaaataatttatcttacaatatattaaataccCATCATCGTGGAGAtctacaaaaaaatacttttcATTTGAATGAAATACTTAaggaattaaaatatatagaaaaaatatctgAAGAACAAATGGAAAACCAAAttgaatttgaaaaaaaaagtgatgaaccatacatatatttagatTGA
- a CDS encoding protein disulfide-isomerase, putative gives MKYINFLIPFFILINFYYTNEYNLGKKEIVSINMDTFNKILEDEDQITLLVVYTHWCQRSILLLENLESISNILMYDTDINIAKINVVINHELIHRFNVYSYPSLFLIKKKQMHRYSGLNSVQSILLWIQEYLDENIYEIKNKEKLVLFLELKEYNISTIFFLIKEEKHYNMINELISICKLIDSTFCFYIKDHNLITFFENILIAKNDTINITEILEKDIYGILYKNDFFDKYFYVFDHSLNILYENEYNDEYKINALAKWIDVKSEPLVIRFSEYYFPALFAPDTITLFIFYNDINDLNKSDIIKCAKKHKGVTFAISGNVEIYEKRLLSDLLIDDLNKPVMRIIQFKDDIQIPYKYKPLSDEVEINEKSIDEFINKFLTDKKYFYKKSERILPDEYNNGYVKIIVADNYDDHIFNNDKNVVVLYYAPWCGHCHKFDPIYRRLGKRLKIYIDQNKDYKNDIIISKIDAANNEIYNISIEGYPTIYLYEKSNKNNPIMYTEEKTEEKLISWICRMTNTNIDIEKFLSINLDDEKLFENYEEL, from the exons atgaagtacataaattttttaataccgttttttattttaataaatttttattatacgAATGAGTATAATTTGggtaaaaaagaaatagtgtctataaatatggacacgtttaataaaattttagaGGATGAAGATCAGATAACATTATTAGTAGTATATACCCATTGGTGTCAAAGATCTATTTTACTTCTTGAAAATTTAGAAAgtatatcaaatatattaatgtatGACactgatataaatatagcaAAAATTAATGTTGTTATTAATCATGAACTAATACATAGGTTTAATGTATATAGTTATCCTTCCTTATTTTtgatcaaaaaaaaacaaatgcaCAGATATAGTGGTTTAAATAGTGTACAaagcatattattatggaTACAAGAATACTtagatgaaaatatatacgaaataaaaaataaagaaaagttagttttatttttagaacttaaagaatataatatatcaactatattctttttaataaaagaagaaaaacaTTATAATATGATTAATGAATTAATTTCTATATGTAAATTAATCGATAGtacattttgtttttatattaaagaccataatttaattacattttttgaaaacattttaattgCAAAAAATGATACCATAAATATAACTGAAATTCTAGAAAAAGACATATATggaattttatataaaaatgatttttttgataaatatttttatgtttttgatcattcattaaatatattatatgaaaatgaatataatgatgaatataaaataaatgcattAGCAAAATGGATCGATGTAAAAAGTGAACCTTTAGTTATTCGATTTTCAGAGTATTATTTTCCAGCTTTATTTGCACCTGATACtattacattatttatattttataatgacatcaatgatttaaataaatccGATATTATTAAGTGTgcaaaaaaacataaaggAGTTACTTTTGCTATTTCTGGAAATGTAgaaatttatgaaaaaagatTATTGTCTGATCTCCTTATTgatgatttaaataaacCAGTTATGAGGATTATCCAATTTAAAGATGATATACAAATTCCTTACAAATACAAACCTTTGTCGGATGAGGTCGAGATAAATGAAAAG AGCATTGATGagtttattaataaatttttaacgGATAAGAAATacttttacaaaaaaagtgaGCGTATTTTACCagatgaatataataatggatatgtgaaaataatagtagcagataattatgatgatcatatatttaataatgacAAAAATGTTGTCGTTCTATATTATGCACCTTGGTGTGGCCATTGTCATAAATTTGATCCAATCTATAGAAGACTAGGGAAaagattaaaaatatatatagatcaaaataaagactataaaaatgatattataattagTAAAATTGATGCAGCTAacaatgaaatatataatatttccaTTG AGGGATATCCAACCATTTATTTGTATGAAAAAtctaacaaaaataatccTATAATGTATACTGAAGAGAAAACTGAGGAAAAGCTTATTTCTTGGATTTGCCGAATG acAAACACAAATATAGATATTGAGAAATTTCTTTCCATAAATTTAGATGATGAGAAACTTTTCGAGAATTACGAAGAATTATAg
- a CDS encoding DNA-directed RNA polymerase, alpha subunit, putative translates to MRLITISIWLFIILFTYNKCLKVKNIFYIPSNKENIFFENGLKKRKQNYSPKLFYTIKKYHTLKNGTKQILGSNKDNDNNNNDSSDINEEYKVFQKTNFIKKYQITKEEIDTYIEQIKNSKTSGYEPKFPKDAFRTPDGLTNVILDYKYKNDNLKIHNYYYFFMQFLKKLSESNDNLKQSKNDNSLINIHDFLYLKKKGFFEGELYTWKNWVILNRGEWKDEIGYDNEENGNYEIKTIRPIVEPKMKRMPIEYWGSFRAIDFNVNHYPIYKKLFDYFNKTNVNEDEPYHKIHPFLFYPRFSVGRDRGGLSYGDANYFGNYGDIYKKNEEREKRLNKLKENNNENTSMDFDFGENYNYENEQNEDKESVINSSIHKEHFIDKYDFGPNDIKIEEATDVLVYPQNGRLYQKFYIGPLNITDGHTFGSLIKYVCQSQIYGYAIVGIKIHNMNEDTKIENTQEDLLEIALNLSDVCIYSKEINLETNIRLIFKGPLMLVAGMIPLPSHLKVVNKEQYICTIKENGYIDISIKIEYGKGHWVTYEKGLYKREIGSDNECMKKRPIKEVINNNYTPLTASFSACRMVRTTVHKIATKYWCEDRCEFTDPKQMLVVEIWTDPRMLPKNVLLYGIKNIKKILKKFREMIINDTDFPCEEEDREIKKLWPYIDRYKYLQTKQKMEGGPPIVNIDEELNKAGTNINTDQNGLKIDDKNIQNPFTQALMDPGNFPKHSNIMLPLQETPPPYIDTLDWLKTEVNKDKNSTKRDERNKEKNDKSKNKRTFDYDNYLDDQLADILSDNPRSQ, encoded by the coding sequence ATGCGACTTATTACTATTTCAATATGGCTATTCATAATactttttacatataataaatgtttaaaagttaaaaatatattttatatcccAAGTAATAAagagaatatattttttgaaaatggaTTAAAGAAGAGAAAGCAAAACTATTCACCAAAGCTGTTTTATacaatcaaaaaatatcacACCTTGAAAAATGGCACAAAACAAATCTTAGGAAGTAACAAGGATAAcgacaataataataatgatagtTCGGACATAAATGAAGAATATAAAGTATttcaaaaaacaaatttcataaaaaaataccaaataacaaaagaagaaattgatacatatattgagcaaataaaaaatagcaaaACAAGTGGTTATGAACCTAAGTTTCCAAAAGATGCATTTAGAACACCAGATGGATTAACAAACGTTATTTTagattataaatataaaaatgacaatttaaaaatacataattattattatttttttatgcaatttttaaaaaaactatCAGAAAGTAATGATAATCTTAAACAATCGAAAAATGACAACAGcctaataaatatacacgattttttatacttaaaaaaaaaaggtttTTTTGAAGgtgaattatatacatgGAAAAATTGGGTCATACTTAATAGAGGAGAATGGAAAGATGAAATAGGATATGATAATGAAGAGAATGgaaattatgaaataaaaacaataagaCCAATTGTGGAACccaaaatgaaaagaatGCCAATAGAATATTGGGGAAGTTTTAGAGCAATTGATTTTAATGTAAATCATTAtcctatatataaaaaattattcgattattttaataaaacaaatgtaAATGAGGATGAACCATATCATAAAATTCatccttttcttttttatcctCGATTTAGTGTGGGTAGAGATAGAGGAGGCTTGAGTTATGGTGATGCAAATTATTTTGGAAATTATGgagatatttataaaaaaaatgaagaaagagaaaaaagaTTAAACAAGttgaaagaaaataataatgaaaatacaaGTATGGATTTTGATTTTggagaaaattataattatgaaaatgaacaaaatgaGGATAAAGAAAGTGTTATTAATTCAAGTATACATAAAGAACATTTTAttgataaatatgattttGGCCCTaatgatattaaaattgaagAAGCAACAGATGTATTAGTATATCCACAAAATGGAAGattatatcaaaaattttatataggTCCATTAAATATAACTGATGGTCATACATTTGGttcattaattaaatatgtgtGTCAAAGCCAAATATATGGTTATGCTATAGTaggtataaaaatacataatatgaatgaagatacaaaaattgaaaatacaCAAGAAGATTTACTTGAAATTGCTTTAAATTTATCGGatgtttgtatatatagtaaagaaataaatttagaaacaaatattcgtttaatttttaaaggaCCTTTAATGTTAGTTGCTGGAATGATTCCATTACCATCTCATTTAAAAGTTGTAAATAAAgaacaatatatatgtacaataaaagaaaatggaTATATTGATATTTCTATTAAAATTGAATATGGTAAAGGACATTGGGTAACATATGAAAAGggtttatataaaagagAAATAGGATCAGATAATGAATGTATGAAAAAGAGACCAATAAAAGaagttataaataataattatacacCTTTAACTGCTAGTTTTAGTGCTTGTCGAATGGTTCGAACTACTGTTCATAAAATAGCAACAAAATATTGGTGTGAAGATAGATGTGAGTTTACAGATCCTAAACAAATGCTAGTTGTTGAAATTTGGACAGATCCAAGAATGTTACCAAAAAATGTTCTATTATATggtattaaaaatattaaaaagattttaaaaaaattcagaGAAATGATAATTAATGATACGGATTTTCCATGTGAGGAAGAAGATcgagaaattaaaaaattatggcCTTACATTGatagatataaatatttacaaactAAACAGAAAATGGAAGGTGGTCCACCTATAGTTAATATTGATGAAGAACTAAACAAAGCAGGTACTAATATTAATACCGATCAAAATGGATTAAAAATAgacgataaaaatattcaaaatccGTTTACTCAAGCTCTTATGGACCCAGGAAATTTTCCAAAACATTCGAATATAATGTTGCCATTGCAAGAAACTCCCCCTCCTTATATCGATACTTTGGATTGGCTTAAAACGGAAGTGAATAAGGATAAAAATTCTACCAAACGTGATGAAcgaaataaagaaaaaaatgacaaatCAAAAAACAAACGGACATTTGACtatgataattatttgGATGATCAGCTTGCCGATATATTAAGTGATAATCCACGCTCACAATGA
- a CDS encoding dihydroorotase, putative: MENEFSLPLADDMHCHLRQDEMLKFTVPAIKKGGCNRVLVMPNTTPIISSCEEAKKYREELIKYDNSVEYLMTLYLNKKTDENDILNNYKECNLQGIKIYPSNVTTNSNDGVSSLEPYYKIFSTLEKINKSLHIHCEEPNINPMFAEKEYLQHIHDIAIKFPHLKIVLEHISTESMIEIIKKYPNVAGSITPHHLHLTIDDVVDIKNYDYSFNNTDIEKYIKNVYNYCKPLPKTLDDKIALCNIIKEGNPKVFLGSDSAPHYQKFKQEPHCKAGIFTQPFLLSYIAHVFNKFDSLDKIENFACKNAAQFLNLKPKCVENNQNGTIYIKKKNFTIPNDYFGVVPFLAGDTIDFTASYKCGII, from the coding sequence ATGGAAAATGAGTTTAGTCTTCCATTAGCAGATGATATGCATTGCCATTTAAGGCAAGATGAGATGCTAAAGTTTACTGTTCCcgcaataaaaaaaggaggGTGCAATCGAGTTTTAGTAATGCCTAATACTACACCAATTATAAGCAGTTGTGAAGAAGCCAAGAAATATAGAGaggaattaataaaatatgataatagtgtagaatatttaatgactctatatttaaataaaaaaactgaTGAAAacgatatattaaataattataaagaatGCAATTTACaaggaataaaaatatacccTAGTAATGTAACAACAAATTCTAATGATGGTGTATCAAGTTTAGAaccatattataaaatattttctacattagaaaaaataaataaaagtttaCATATACATTGTGAAGAACCAAATATAAATCCAATGTTTGCAGAAAAGGAATATTTACAACATATACATGATATAGCTATTAAATTTCCACACctaaaaatagttttaGAACATATATCAACTGAAAGTATGAtagaaattattaaaaaatatccaAATGTAGCAGGATCTATTACTCCTCATCATTTACATCTAACTATTGATGATGTtgttgatataaaaaattatgattattCATTCAACAATACTGacattgaaaaatatataaaaaatgtatataattattgtaAACCTTTACCTAAAACATTAGATGATAAAATAGCATtatgtaatattataaaagagGGAAACCCTAAAGTATTTTTAGGTTCTGACTCAGCTCCACATTATcaaaaatttaaacaaGAACCTCATTGTAAGGCTGGTATTTTTACACAGCCATTtcttttatcatatattgctcatgtatttaataaatttgattCATTAGACAAGATTGAAAATTTTGCTTGTAAAAATGCTGCACAGTTTTTAAACTTAAAACCTAAATGTgttgaaaataatcaaaatggtactatatatattaaaaaaaaaaattttacaatACCAAATGACTATTTTGGCGTTGTTCCATTTTTAGCTGGCGATACAATTGATTTTACTGCATCCTATAAATGTGGCATCATTTAA